From the genome of Brevibacterium sp. JSBI002, one region includes:
- a CDS encoding PD-(D/E)XK nuclease family protein: MRIVFGWNLDRAPWTTDDTGTTVVTGPLGMLGILQTRLGTTRPTVDRSIRIAQYRALLERAGHPWFRQSFLNDPWHTAEHLLALRDDAIEAGWDPNLDDVDYSAHPRLDALSKVEELVVLEPSHDTDATLVPGRADDLRETLETLRRHGAEWPLGISSLELRDQREALPRVWQDIINAAESAGIAVTESVTNSSIPDLAIVRGTDEWSTAEAAARYLAHLPNRDRLCIIAGDSTSVLDHQLARRETPTLGIPSATSTSPSAQVLPVFLRAVLFPTDIRRVADFLRLSFGSNGGDSPEKKLIPHAVSSALLNALAQEPGISDDHASAWMTALRTVEDRALKNPETSTTAWNTAKTLDEFLRVSPPLIRDDELAISSLTPALDWLSTRLRRLRAHHPAKSEGTPTADTQTATDTFIVEAAGHLDSLRAALGKVGTDSLRTRELLDIVESCAPTSAQASVPAQAADWTVVAGPSEVPTGTDTIIWWSSRRSDAAADETWDPAEVDALAHAGVDIATAASRERLRQTAELEGLRTASNLVCFCPETSRGEPVALHPTLSRLSELIAAARPDRFSSISVDSVLTDATVTRPVAELFDGDTWLLRDVAVPTSTVALEQSTRPPSVSRSLEGDFTHLLPETLSYSQIDMLLSDPQEWVLSRAMGLKRGYTFDVPTDNRMIGTLVHAVVEYLVRSADVINGAEISAAKIASTFNHLVPRFASELLLSGQLARMNAIRSTAVSSITQLFTAAHDRGFTITGAEADFTFDWTLTVDGAPRSIQLRGQRDLEGAFVDGRPVIIDLKWANSAKRYQKLIHDGEAVQLSVYSRTTESSSQTRPLTAYFMLKQGRFVSADPALDPLSSGGADPLDDDGDGLGGDPAGLWTIIEESIEHALSNIAAGRFDSPVADIHAALEAKPGESGKEVDKTVTEFKKEELAEGRLFVNKGQSFSDFNLIYGIGGDQS, from the coding sequence ATGCGCATTGTTTTCGGATGGAACCTCGACCGCGCTCCGTGGACGACAGATGACACCGGCACCACCGTGGTCACTGGTCCACTTGGCATGCTCGGAATTCTGCAGACCCGACTGGGGACGACCCGCCCCACAGTCGACAGATCCATCAGAATCGCCCAATACCGGGCGTTGCTGGAGCGCGCCGGTCACCCCTGGTTTCGGCAGTCGTTCCTCAACGACCCCTGGCACACAGCTGAGCACCTGCTCGCGCTGCGCGACGACGCCATCGAAGCCGGATGGGATCCGAACCTCGATGATGTGGACTATTCCGCTCATCCACGACTTGACGCCCTGTCCAAGGTAGAAGAGCTGGTCGTGCTCGAGCCCTCGCATGACACTGACGCGACACTGGTACCGGGCCGCGCCGACGATCTTCGCGAAACTCTCGAAACACTCCGGCGTCACGGCGCCGAGTGGCCACTGGGTATCTCGTCGCTCGAGCTCCGCGATCAGCGAGAAGCGCTTCCCCGAGTGTGGCAAGACATCATCAATGCGGCAGAGTCCGCCGGAATCGCTGTGACCGAATCGGTGACGAACTCGTCAATCCCAGATCTCGCCATTGTTCGTGGAACCGACGAATGGTCGACCGCCGAGGCGGCCGCACGCTATCTCGCTCACTTGCCCAACCGTGATCGCCTCTGCATCATCGCTGGAGATTCGACCTCGGTCCTTGACCACCAGCTGGCACGACGAGAGACACCGACTCTCGGCATTCCCAGCGCGACCTCGACTTCACCGTCTGCTCAGGTTCTCCCAGTATTCCTCAGGGCAGTGTTGTTCCCGACCGACATACGTCGGGTCGCGGATTTCCTCCGTCTTTCATTTGGCTCCAATGGCGGAGACTCACCCGAGAAGAAGCTGATCCCTCATGCAGTCTCCTCCGCTCTGCTCAATGCGCTGGCACAAGAACCAGGCATCTCAGACGACCATGCCTCCGCCTGGATGACAGCACTGCGAACGGTCGAAGATCGGGCACTGAAGAATCCCGAGACGTCGACCACCGCCTGGAACACGGCGAAGACCCTCGACGAGTTCCTGCGGGTGTCACCACCTCTCATCCGTGATGACGAGCTCGCTATCAGTTCGCTCACTCCCGCGCTCGATTGGTTGAGCACGCGGTTGCGACGACTGCGCGCACATCACCCGGCCAAGAGCGAAGGCACACCAACAGCCGACACCCAAACGGCGACCGACACCTTTATTGTCGAGGCAGCCGGACACCTCGACTCACTCCGCGCTGCCCTCGGCAAGGTCGGAACAGATTCACTGCGCACCCGAGAACTCCTCGACATCGTCGAATCCTGCGCTCCCACCTCGGCGCAAGCGTCTGTGCCCGCACAGGCCGCCGACTGGACTGTTGTCGCCGGACCCTCCGAGGTGCCCACCGGCACTGACACGATCATCTGGTGGTCCTCCCGCCGAAGCGACGCAGCCGCAGACGAGACCTGGGACCCCGCCGAGGTCGATGCCCTCGCGCACGCGGGAGTCGACATCGCGACTGCGGCCAGTCGTGAACGACTCCGCCAGACAGCTGAGCTCGAAGGACTCCGTACCGCGTCAAATCTGGTGTGTTTCTGCCCCGAGACCAGTCGAGGCGAACCGGTCGCCCTTCACCCGACGTTGTCCAGATTGAGCGAGCTCATCGCAGCCGCCCGTCCCGACCGGTTCTCCTCAATCTCGGTGGATTCGGTTCTTACCGATGCGACAGTGACCCGGCCCGTCGCAGAGCTCTTCGACGGAGACACGTGGCTTCTGCGCGATGTGGCGGTTCCGACTTCGACTGTCGCACTCGAGCAGAGCACGCGACCGCCATCGGTCTCGCGGTCCCTCGAAGGAGATTTCACCCATCTCCTGCCAGAAACGCTGTCATACTCGCAGATCGACATGCTGCTCAGCGACCCACAAGAATGGGTTCTGTCGCGAGCCATGGGGCTCAAGCGCGGCTACACCTTCGACGTCCCCACCGACAACCGCATGATCGGGACACTCGTCCACGCTGTCGTCGAATATCTGGTGCGATCTGCAGATGTCATTAACGGGGCAGAAATTTCAGCGGCGAAGATCGCTTCCACGTTCAATCACCTTGTCCCACGGTTCGCCTCAGAGTTGCTCCTGTCAGGGCAGCTCGCCCGAATGAATGCGATCCGCTCGACCGCGGTTTCATCGATCACCCAGCTTTTCACTGCGGCCCACGACCGTGGGTTCACTATCACCGGCGCCGAGGCGGACTTCACCTTCGACTGGACCTTGACCGTAGATGGTGCGCCTCGTTCAATTCAGCTTCGCGGACAGAGGGACCTCGAGGGGGCGTTCGTCGACGGTCGGCCGGTGATCATCGATCTCAAATGGGCGAACTCGGCTAAGCGATACCAGAAACTGATCCACGACGGTGAAGCCGTTCAGCTGAGCGTGTACTCACGAACCACGGAATCCAGCTCCCAAACTCGCCCGCTGACAGCCTATTTCATGCTCAAGCAGGGCCGGTTCGTCTCTGCCGATCCCGCACTCGATCCGCTCTCGTCCGGGGGCGCAGATCCGCTCGATGACGACGGTGACGGACTCGGAGGAGACCCCGCAGGGTTGTGGACGATCATCGAAGAATCGATCGAGCACGCACTCTCGAACATCGCTGCCGGACGATTCGACTCTCCGGTCGCTGATATTCACGCAGCGCTCGAGGCCAAGCCGGGAGAATCCGGCAAAGAGGTCGACAAAACCGTCACCGAGTTCAAGAAAGAAGAACTGGCTGAGGGACGCCTCTTCGTCAACAAGGGCCAGAGCTTCAGCGACTTCAACCTCATCTACGGCATTGGGGGAGACCAATCATGA
- a CDS encoding UvrD-helicase domain-containing protein, with product MSVHVITASAGSGKTFRLTEVLSERLSQKDSAGEPLLRASEVIATTFTVRAAADLIEKTQKRLLDDGNITAAEEIGTALIRTINSMSGRLVSEYAIDAGYSPELRVLDENEQKIVFAAAVDEVVANAEIAHRDLLVRTGHNGRPENANPYGSGPVVWSTLVKDIAEAARSNHLGEAELRASARDSVELFLSALPSKQADNRQMWRDCLASDIDLLRESVRRFRDGEDLPDGVPKMTRSSADNVEGSIVTLDHFLRDLDTHAEDADPFARTPWSTWVRVAKASYSAAQGGKAPGVVPKAVLESSSASLVSDQLLSNSAFHTDFAVLTDLVIDTAIASLSAYEDHKNRLGVMDFVDQEVRALDLLRSSDRVRASVASRYRLLAVDEFQDSSPIQLAIFMELADLVDEVIWVGDRKQAIYGFRGADPELMNDVFAALISGSTDLGTATSENLDASWRSTEPPLELSNTLFSSVFSDQDEDEVVLRIPPQREHLRNVGGRELWVPNTDKGKNQQANSRMVRAIAEGVVDLLGRSPQLPGGEVTNSDIAILVRTNSQVDSVVAELQARGIRAIGSTTDLLSTREGQFVASGLAAVVDRDDAVALTELVTLVPDHGSHHTWFEETARIHDKTERHQHYRTWWDDPALAPLKELEVNAARYSSAELVLAVIDALDLPQRIKAWTHPETRLATLDALCQIAAEYEDSAQQTRSPITPAGLLDHLTEAAGSYEQTTAHDAVLVTTMHQSKGLQWPVVIVGIPVAKDFGHREITVEKAPMFDARQPLANRSLRYLPGVIKDYGPLKDRLAGLESVRNAGSAEKRETERLLYVALTRAECHSIVAFGDPTGKNNVLSTSDDERFLEWDLPTLSDASSPAVEEAGVVRIADLRANRASGSAKPRELAMRISAFSIDGVTVGAREASIEPRSFFAQTYIPRGAPAAGVPILPARFTASSVPSEGVDADVSIIASLGDPLLAHGGQEWDRVGDAIHAYLGLPLAFLPAGAKQSAADRILARWDSTNTLSPALLIELGDRWSTWIEETFPGAEVVTESPIAWRNDEGQVMEGWIDARILLQNGEHILVDHKSYPGTDSIGHVANNYLGQLATYSHAIETAQGAAPTRVLIHLPLKSEVLEVRLRC from the coding sequence ATGAGCGTCCACGTCATCACCGCCTCGGCGGGATCAGGCAAGACCTTTCGACTGACCGAGGTTCTCTCCGAACGGCTATCACAGAAGGACTCCGCAGGTGAGCCGCTTCTGCGTGCCAGCGAGGTCATCGCCACTACGTTCACCGTTCGGGCCGCCGCCGACCTCATCGAGAAGACACAGAAGAGACTCCTCGACGATGGGAACATCACCGCAGCCGAGGAAATCGGCACAGCACTTATCAGAACTATCAACTCGATGTCGGGCCGACTCGTTTCCGAATACGCTATCGATGCCGGTTACTCGCCTGAACTGCGCGTGCTCGATGAGAACGAACAGAAGATCGTCTTCGCCGCCGCTGTCGACGAAGTCGTCGCGAATGCCGAAATCGCCCACCGAGATCTCCTCGTCCGAACCGGACACAACGGCAGACCGGAAAACGCAAACCCGTACGGCAGCGGACCGGTTGTCTGGTCGACTCTCGTCAAGGACATCGCCGAGGCGGCACGATCGAACCACCTCGGCGAGGCTGAACTGCGCGCTTCTGCGCGGGACTCTGTCGAGCTCTTCCTTTCTGCTCTGCCGTCGAAGCAAGCTGATAACCGTCAGATGTGGAGAGATTGCCTCGCCAGCGACATCGACCTCTTACGAGAGTCGGTGCGCCGTTTCCGGGATGGAGAGGACCTGCCGGACGGTGTGCCGAAGATGACGAGGTCGAGTGCGGACAACGTTGAAGGCAGCATCGTCACGCTCGACCATTTCCTCCGGGATCTTGACACTCACGCTGAAGATGCCGATCCATTCGCGCGTACCCCATGGTCGACATGGGTGAGAGTAGCCAAGGCGTCCTACTCAGCCGCGCAAGGTGGGAAGGCGCCTGGAGTCGTGCCGAAAGCAGTGCTCGAGAGTTCCAGTGCATCACTCGTCAGCGACCAACTGCTGTCCAACAGCGCATTCCACACAGACTTTGCCGTTCTCACAGATCTCGTCATCGATACTGCGATTGCGTCTCTCAGCGCCTACGAGGACCATAAGAACCGCCTCGGCGTCATGGACTTCGTCGACCAGGAAGTTCGTGCACTCGATCTGCTTCGCTCGAGCGACCGTGTACGAGCCTCTGTGGCCTCCCGATACCGCTTGCTCGCCGTCGACGAATTTCAGGACTCGTCACCGATCCAATTGGCTATCTTCATGGAGCTCGCCGACCTCGTCGACGAGGTCATCTGGGTGGGGGACCGCAAGCAGGCGATCTACGGATTCCGCGGAGCCGATCCAGAACTGATGAACGACGTCTTCGCCGCGCTGATCTCAGGATCGACAGATCTGGGAACGGCCACCTCGGAGAACCTCGACGCATCATGGCGTTCAACCGAGCCGCCTCTCGAACTGTCGAACACCCTCTTCAGCTCCGTGTTCTCCGACCAGGACGAAGACGAGGTCGTGTTGCGCATTCCACCGCAACGCGAGCACCTGCGCAATGTCGGCGGCCGCGAACTCTGGGTGCCGAACACTGACAAAGGCAAGAATCAACAAGCGAACTCCCGGATGGTCAGGGCCATTGCAGAAGGAGTCGTCGATCTCCTCGGGCGCTCGCCTCAATTGCCCGGAGGAGAGGTGACGAACAGTGATATTGCCATTCTCGTGCGCACTAACTCCCAGGTTGACTCGGTGGTTGCGGAATTGCAGGCACGTGGCATTCGAGCGATAGGGTCGACCACCGATCTGCTGTCAACGAGGGAAGGACAGTTCGTCGCTTCGGGGCTGGCCGCGGTCGTCGACCGTGATGACGCTGTGGCGCTGACTGAACTCGTCACTCTCGTTCCTGACCACGGCAGCCACCATACGTGGTTTGAGGAGACGGCACGGATCCACGACAAAACCGAACGGCACCAGCACTACCGGACCTGGTGGGACGACCCCGCACTGGCACCACTTAAAGAGCTCGAGGTCAACGCAGCTCGATACTCGTCAGCAGAACTGGTGCTTGCTGTCATCGATGCCCTCGACCTTCCCCAGCGCATCAAGGCTTGGACGCACCCGGAGACACGGCTGGCCACATTGGACGCGTTGTGCCAGATCGCTGCCGAGTACGAAGATTCCGCACAGCAGACACGCTCGCCGATCACTCCGGCGGGCCTGCTCGATCACCTCACCGAGGCGGCAGGATCCTATGAACAGACCACCGCACATGACGCTGTGCTGGTGACGACCATGCACCAATCGAAGGGTCTGCAATGGCCAGTCGTCATCGTTGGAATCCCAGTCGCTAAAGACTTCGGCCACCGGGAGATCACTGTGGAAAAGGCTCCGATGTTCGACGCCAGGCAGCCGCTGGCCAACCGGTCGCTGCGGTACCTGCCCGGAGTGATCAAGGACTACGGTCCATTGAAAGATCGACTCGCCGGCCTGGAATCGGTGCGGAATGCCGGGTCAGCAGAGAAACGGGAGACCGAACGGCTGCTCTACGTTGCACTGACCCGAGCAGAGTGCCACAGCATCGTGGCGTTCGGTGATCCCACCGGCAAGAACAACGTCCTCAGCACGTCGGACGATGAACGATTCCTCGAATGGGACCTCCCGACGTTGAGTGATGCGTCATCGCCTGCGGTCGAGGAAGCCGGAGTCGTTCGGATCGCTGATCTCCGTGCAAACCGAGCCAGCGGATCAGCAAAACCACGTGAACTGGCGATGCGGATCAGTGCATTCTCCATCGACGGGGTGACAGTCGGTGCGAGGGAAGCCAGCATAGAACCACGATCGTTCTTTGCCCAAACATACATCCCGCGCGGGGCACCGGCCGCAGGTGTGCCGATTCTGCCTGCGAGATTCACAGCGAGCAGTGTGCCATCGGAAGGCGTCGACGCGGACGTGAGTATCATCGCGTCGCTCGGCGATCCGCTGTTGGCACACGGTGGACAGGAGTGGGATCGCGTCGGGGACGCTATCCACGCCTACCTGGGTCTTCCGCTGGCCTTTCTACCGGCCGGGGCCAAACAGTCCGCGGCTGATCGAATATTGGCGCGTTGGGATTCCACGAACACCCTGTCCCCAGCCCTGCTGATTGAGCTCGGCGACCGGTGGAGCACGTGGATCGAAGAGACGTTCCCCGGCGCCGAGGTGGTTACCGAGTCCCCAATCGCGTGGCGTAATGATGAAGGGCAGGTCATGGAAGGGTGGATCGACGCTCGAATTCTGTTGCAGAACGGTGAGCACATCCTCGTCGATCACAAGTCGTACCCCGGTACCGACTCGATCGGACACGTTGCCAACAACTACCTGGGGCAATTGGCCACCTATTCTCACGCGATTGAGACTGCGCAGGGAGCAGCACCTACACGGGTGCTGATTCACCTCCCGCTGAAATCCGAAGTACTTGAAGTTCGATTGCGGTGCTAG
- a CDS encoding DUF1788 domain-containing protein produces MSDLVDAYKAELTLTWKDNVSGGERVWMLVYPPELERQIRHALPSLELATSQAGRGWAIVDVTDDFGRWLSSHRHAEAFYEEPSDLTQSILDQFETILVKRIRQALEAAPANAIVALVGIGSIFPFLRASSVIKSIDSTVTGRLLVLFPGLHDPATHSFRLLDARDGFNYRARVIDSQKGFA; encoded by the coding sequence GTGTCCGATCTTGTCGATGCCTACAAAGCCGAGTTAACGCTGACTTGGAAAGACAACGTCTCGGGCGGCGAACGCGTGTGGATGCTCGTCTACCCGCCGGAACTCGAACGCCAGATTCGGCATGCGCTGCCTAGCTTGGAACTTGCGACCAGCCAAGCGGGCCGCGGCTGGGCCATCGTCGACGTTACCGATGACTTCGGTCGCTGGCTGTCGTCGCACCGCCACGCCGAGGCGTTCTATGAGGAACCGAGTGATCTCACGCAATCGATCCTGGACCAATTCGAGACAATTCTAGTGAAGCGCATACGCCAAGCGCTCGAAGCGGCTCCCGCTAACGCTATCGTGGCACTCGTTGGCATCGGCTCTATTTTTCCGTTCCTGAGGGCGTCAAGCGTGATCAAATCCATCGACTCTACAGTCACCGGTCGCCTTCTCGTCCTCTTTCCCGGGCTTCATGACCCGGCGACTCATTCATTCCGCCTACTCGACGCGCGCGATGGGTTCAACTACCGTGCTCGTGTCATTGATTCGCAGAAGGGCTTCGCGTGA
- a CDS encoding HEPN domain-containing protein: MTESKALEASKILLDDVKSLLENHPAANQAKRGRPTGGVGVDPLLRSCVALCYAAWEVYVEEALHGAVEYIIENLDADRLPASLRKWVATTYGKNDPWKFAGDGWKLECMNLINLRLYGKDGQNGFNSANSKAVKSLYLEILGYEPLSEISWQGMPNQRVVEEIEALVYERGAIVHTGVAASDGKAKGKLGLPVVRSQIDFIKRLREQFDSKLNLYLSELVGGDLDQA, translated from the coding sequence ATGACAGAGAGTAAGGCGTTAGAGGCTAGCAAGATATTATTGGACGATGTCAAATCTCTATTGGAAAACCATCCAGCAGCGAATCAGGCTAAACGAGGTCGTCCGACTGGTGGCGTTGGAGTCGATCCGCTCCTGCGTTCCTGTGTTGCACTTTGTTATGCAGCATGGGAGGTGTACGTAGAAGAGGCATTACATGGGGCCGTTGAATACATTATTGAGAATCTTGATGCGGATAGACTACCCGCATCTTTGCGGAAATGGGTTGCGACCACGTACGGAAAGAATGATCCGTGGAAATTTGCAGGCGACGGCTGGAAACTTGAATGCATGAATCTTATTAATCTTCGCCTATATGGAAAAGACGGTCAAAATGGGTTCAATTCCGCAAATTCCAAGGCAGTCAAAAGTCTATATCTTGAAATCTTAGGATACGAGCCGCTGAGTGAAATCAGCTGGCAGGGAATGCCCAATCAGAGAGTGGTGGAGGAGATTGAAGCTCTGGTTTATGAACGTGGAGCTATCGTCCATACCGGAGTTGCGGCGAGCGATGGTAAGGCCAAAGGGAAGTTGGGACTGCCGGTGGTTCGTTCGCAGATTGACTTTATAAAACGACTTCGAGAACAGTTCGACTCTAAGTTGAACTTATATCTGTCCGAGCTAGTTGGCGGAGATCTTGATCAAGCATAG
- a CDS encoding transposase, with protein MPQPYPKEFRDDVIRVVQTRDSKTTIGQIAKDFGVHEGTINKWLRQAEIDAGNKPGNTSDESAELREMRRRNRLLEQENEVLRRAAAYLSQANLPSKGSTRS; from the coding sequence ATGCCACAGCCCTACCCGAAAGAATTCCGCGACGACGTCATCCGCGTCGTCCAGACCAGGGATTCCAAGACGACGATCGGACAGATCGCCAAGGACTTCGGAGTCCACGAAGGCACCATCAACAAATGGCTCCGCCAAGCAGAAATCGATGCCGGCAACAAACCCGGCAACACCAGCGACGAATCCGCCGAACTACGAGAGATGCGTCGGCGCAATCGTCTGCTTGAGCAGGAGAACGAGGTCCTGCGCCGCGCAGCCGCGTATCTGTCACAGGCGAATCTGCCGTCAAAAGGCTCTACCCGCTCGTGA
- a CDS encoding dual specificity protein phosphatase family protein, whose protein sequence is MPSASPADNQYVDFTLTEAADMVARMRREGKTVLLHCVQAHSRTPTVGALYAARHLGVPIDDALRKVNAVLPMANPNPAFVAALRRITVEGQNA, encoded by the coding sequence ATACCTTCAGCATCGCCGGCAGACAACCAGTACGTCGATTTCACCCTCACCGAGGCGGCCGACATGGTCGCGCGCATGCGGCGGGAAGGTAAGACGGTTCTGCTTCACTGCGTGCAGGCTCACAGCCGAACGCCGACTGTGGGTGCACTCTATGCGGCGCGCCACCTCGGCGTGCCCATCGATGATGCACTACGCAAAGTTAACGCCGTCTTGCCGATGGCGAATCCCAACCCTGCCTTTGTCGCGGCCCTCCGCCGTATCACCGTTGAAGGACAGAACGCATGA
- a CDS encoding IS1634 family transposase yields MSPFVRKVLTASGATAVQIADKTGGKYRIVEHLGSAHTPEDLAALVEAGKAKLRDPGQATLDFDTADKPRVASAVVKSSRSGLLIDTIRTVYERLGFDIIDDEAFFQLVAARLVEPTSKSDSVRVLDELGVDVVHRNTFLNSLVRAKDRDYRAQIAEKCFAHSVATTGISLLLYDVTTLYFEAEKEDALRQVGYSKERRVDPQIVVGLLVDRTGFPLEIGCFEGAKAETHTIIPVIKAFQDRHGVTDMVVGADAGMLSAKNLKELDDAGLRFIVGSRQTKAPHDLATHFRWNGEYTDDGQIIDTITPKGVKRLDPERVKKRREPVWSAEEHPDAWRVVWQYRRKRAMRDEQTLNLQRNRALAIIDGDKPAKKARFVKVTDEEKAFDEKAYERAMKLTGFKGYVTNIPVGTMPAAEVIGSYHDLWQVEQSFRMSKTDLRARPIFHRKRDAIEAHLTVVFTALAVSRFMQAATGASLKKIITSLRPLREFTGRVGGQDITFTPEVPRAVENMLQALEKS; encoded by the coding sequence ATGAGCCCATTCGTGCGCAAGGTCCTGACCGCGTCGGGCGCCACAGCCGTACAGATCGCCGATAAGACTGGCGGGAAGTACCGCATCGTCGAACACCTCGGGTCGGCCCACACACCCGAAGACCTCGCCGCTCTCGTCGAGGCAGGCAAAGCCAAACTGCGCGACCCCGGACAGGCCACACTCGACTTCGACACCGCCGACAAACCACGAGTGGCATCGGCAGTCGTGAAGTCCAGCAGATCCGGGCTCCTCATCGACACGATCCGCACCGTGTACGAAAGGCTCGGGTTCGACATCATCGACGATGAAGCGTTCTTCCAACTCGTCGCTGCCCGATTGGTTGAGCCGACGTCGAAGTCCGACAGTGTCAGAGTCCTTGACGAGCTCGGTGTCGACGTCGTTCACCGCAACACGTTCCTCAACAGCCTTGTCCGGGCAAAAGACCGCGACTACCGGGCCCAGATCGCAGAGAAATGCTTCGCCCACAGCGTCGCTACCACCGGGATCAGTCTGTTGCTTTATGACGTCACGACCCTCTATTTCGAGGCTGAGAAGGAAGACGCCCTTCGCCAGGTCGGGTACTCGAAAGAACGTCGCGTGGACCCGCAGATCGTCGTCGGGTTGCTCGTCGACAGGACGGGGTTCCCACTCGAGATCGGGTGCTTCGAAGGCGCGAAGGCCGAGACCCACACGATCATTCCCGTGATCAAAGCCTTCCAAGACCGCCACGGTGTGACAGACATGGTCGTCGGCGCCGATGCCGGCATGTTGTCGGCGAAGAACCTCAAAGAACTCGACGATGCTGGGCTGCGGTTCATCGTCGGGTCGAGGCAGACGAAAGCACCACATGACCTGGCGACGCATTTTCGGTGGAATGGCGAGTACACCGACGATGGGCAGATCATCGACACGATTACTCCGAAAGGTGTGAAGCGACTCGATCCGGAGAGGGTGAAGAAGAGACGCGAACCCGTCTGGTCAGCGGAGGAACATCCGGATGCGTGGCGAGTGGTGTGGCAGTACCGGCGCAAGAGGGCGATGCGTGATGAGCAGACCCTGAACCTGCAGCGCAACCGTGCACTGGCAATCATCGATGGGGACAAGCCGGCGAAGAAGGCCCGGTTCGTGAAAGTCACCGATGAGGAGAAAGCCTTCGATGAGAAGGCGTATGAGCGGGCGATGAAGCTGACGGGGTTCAAGGGCTACGTGACGAACATTCCCGTCGGGACTATGCCTGCGGCGGAGGTGATCGGTAGTTATCACGACCTGTGGCAGGTCGAGCAGTCTTTCCGGATGTCGAAGACCGACTTGAGAGCCCGCCCGATCTTCCACCGGAAACGGGATGCGATCGAGGCACACCTGACTGTCGTGTTCACGGCGTTGGCCGTGTCGAGGTTCATGCAGGCCGCGACTGGGGCGTCGTTGAAGAAGATCATCACGAGTCTGCGCCCGTTGCGGGAGTTCACCGGGCGGGTCGGTGGGCAGGACATCACGTTCACACCGGAAGTACCTAGGGCCGTCGAGAACATGCTCCAGGCGCTAGAAAAGTCGTAA